The DNA segment GCGACACGTCGCGGATCTTGTTGAGGTCGGCGATGTCGCGCACCCGGGTGCCGTAGCTCGTGGCGATCTGGCTGAGGGTCTCGCCGCGGCCCACGGTGTGCCGGCGCCAGGTCAGGCGCTTTTCGGGCGGGACGGCGGCGAGTCCGATCGCGCAGCGCTCGCCGGTGCCGGCCGGTACGCGCACGCGGAAGTCGCTGCGTTCCGGCGGCGTGGCGCCGCGCAGCAGGCCGGGATTGAGCGCGGCGACGGCGTCGCGGTCGACGCCGGCGCACTCGGCGATCAGCGCGACGTCGGTCGCATCCGTGACCGGGACGGTGTCGAAGGCGATGTCGGGCACCGCCGGCACGTCGAAGCCGTACGCGGCGGGATCGCGGCCGACCTGCAGGGCGGCCGCGAACTTCAGCACGTGGTTGCGGGTCTGCTCGGGCATCCGCAGACGGCGCACGTCGTCGTGGCCGGCGGCCTGGATGGCCCGTTCGATGCGGTGCTCGCCGGTGTTGTAGGCGGCGATGACCAGGGTCCAGTCCCCGAACATGTGGTACAGCTGCGTGAGGTACTTAGCGGCGGCGGTGGTGGCGAGTTCGAGGTCGTGGCGTTCATCGACCCACCAGTCGCACTGGAGCTTGAAATGGCGGGCCGTGCCGGCCATGAATTGCCAGTAGCCGACGGCGCCGGCGCTGGAACGGATGCGGGGGCTGAAGCCGCTCTCGATGGCGGCCAGCCAGATCAGCTCGCGCGGCAGGCCGGCGGCGTCGAGTCGGCTGTAGATCAGCGAGTCGCAGGCGGCCTTGCGGGTCAGCCAGGCCTGCATGA comes from the bacterium genome and includes:
- a CDS encoding LysM peptidoglycan-binding domain-containing protein, producing MAEEQSLSQTVAADDSLVALVYDEMRGLSLPDSLIPVTVPERNAIEQDLQILDHDAVQRWVDHFTGPGRGFMQAWLTRKAACDSLIYSRLDAAGLPRELIWLAAIESGFSPRIRSSAGAVGYWQFMAGTARHFKLQCDWWVDERHDLELATTAAAKYLTQLYHMFGDWTLVIAAYNTGEHRIERAIQAAGHDDVRRLRMPEQTRNHVLKFAAALQVGRDPAAYGFDVPAVPDIAFDTVPVTDATDVALIAECAGVDRDAVAALNPGLLRGATPPERSDFRVRVPAGTGERCAIGLAAVPPEKRLTWRRHTVGRGETLSQIATSYGTRVRDIADLNKIRDVSRIHPGDKLLIPMPGVRAPRDPERTVAIAQPAEAKAAAPATAKPAPAPANVGAYTPPAGYERVSYRVKSGDTLFEIARRLGVTLKHIISVNGLRASSVIHPGQRLHAYRPPRH